The Vulpes lagopus strain Blue_001 chromosome 6, ASM1834538v1, whole genome shotgun sequence genome has a segment encoding these proteins:
- the MGAT2 gene encoding alpha-1,6-mannosyl-glycoprotein 2-beta-N-acetylglucosaminyltransferase, with product MRFRIYKRKVLILTLVVAACGFVLWSSNGRQRKNEALAPPLLDAEPARGAGGRGGDHSAVSVGIRRVSNESAAPLVPAAPQPEADNLTLRYRSLVYQLNFDQTLRNVDKAGSWAPRELVLVVQVHNRPDYLRLLLDSLRKAQGIDNVLVIFSHDFWSTEINQLIAGVDFCPVLQVFFPFSIQLYPNEFPGSDPRDCPRDLEKNAALKMGCINAEYPDSFGHYREAKFSQTKHHWWWKLHFVWERVKVLRDYAGLILFLEEDHYLAPDFYHVFKKMWKLKQEECPECDVLSLGTYTAIRSFHGIADKVDVKTWKSTEHNMGLALTRDAYQKLIECTDTFCTYDDYNWDWTLQYLTVSCLPKFWKVLVPQVPRIFHAGDCGMHHKKTCKPSTQSAQIESLLNSNKQYLFPETLIISEKFVAAISPPRKNGGWGDIRDHELCKSYRRLQ from the coding sequence ATGAGGTTCCGCATCTACAAGCGGAAGGTGCTGATCCTGACGCTCGTGGTGGCCGCCTGCGGCTTCGTCCTCTGGAGCAGCAATGGGCGACAAAGGAAGAACGAGGCCCTCGCCCCGCCGCTGCTGGACGCCGAGCCCGCGCGAGGtgcgggcggccggggcggggacCATTCTGCGGTGTCCGTGGGCATCCGCCGGGTCTCCAACGAGTCGGCGGCTCCTCTGGTCCCGGCGGCCCCGCAGCCCGAGGCGGACAACCTGACGCTGCGGTACAGGTCCCTGGTGTACCAGCTGAACTTTGACCAGACGCTGAGGAATGTAGATAAGGCCGGCTCCTGGGCACCCCGGGAGCTGGTGCTGGTGGTCCAGGTGCATAACCGGCCCGATTACCTCAGACTGCTGCTGGACTCACTCCGAAAAGCCCAGGGCATTGACAACGTCCTCGTCATCTTTAGCCATGACTTCTGGTCCACAGAAATCAATCAGCTGATCGCTGGGGTGGATTTCTGTCCGGTTCTGCAGGTGTTCTTTCCTTTCAGCATTCAGTTGTACCCCAACGAGTTTCCAGGCAGCGACCCCAGAGATTGCCCCAGAGACCTGGAGAAGAATGCAGCTTTGAAGATGGGATGCATCAATGCTGAGTATCCCGACTCCTTTGGCCATTATAGAGAGGCCAAGTTCTCCCAAACCAAACACCACTGGTGGTGGAAGCTGCATTTTGTATGGGAAAGGGTCAAAGTTCTTCGAGACTATGCTGGCCTCATACTTTTCCTAGAGGAGGATCACTATTTAGCCCCAGACTTTTACCATGTCTTCAAAAAGATGTGGAAGTTAAAGCAGGAAGAGTGTCCTGAGTGTGATGTTCTCTCCCTGGGGACCTATACGGCCATTCGAAGTTTCCATGGCATTGCCGACAAGGTAGATGTGAAAACTTGGAAATCCACAGAGCACAATATGGGTCTAGCCTTGACCCGGGATGCCTATCAGAAGCTGATTGAGTGCACAGACACTTTCTGTACTTATGATGATTATAACTGGGACTGGACTCTTCAATATTTAACTGTATCTTGTCTTCCAAAGTTCTGGAAAGTGCTGGTTCCTCAGGTTCCTAGGATATTTCATGCTGGAGACTGTGGTATGCATCACAAGAAAACCTGTAAACCGTCCACCCAGAGTGCCCAAATTGAGTCACTCTTAAATAGTAACAAACAGTACTTGTTTCCAGAAACTCTAATTATCAGTGAAAAGTTTGTGGCAGCCATTTCCCCACCTAGGAAAAATGGAGGGTGGGGAGATATTAGGGACCATGAACTCTGTAAAAGTTATAGAAGACTGCAGTGA
- the RPL36AL gene encoding 60S ribosomal protein L36a-like: MVNVPKTRRTFCKKCGKHQPHKVTQYKKGKDSLYAQGKRRYDRKQSGYGGQTKPIFRKKAKTTKKIVLRLECVEPNCRSKRMLAIKRCKHFELGGDKKRKGQVIQF; encoded by the coding sequence ATGGTCAATGTTCCCAAAACCCGAAGGACTTTCTGTAAGAAGTGTGGAAAGCATCAGCCTCACAAAGTGACCCAGTATAAGAAGGGCAAGGATTCCCTTTATGCCCAGGGAAAGAGGCGCTATGATCGGAAGCAGAGTGGCTATGGTGGGCAGACAAAGCCAATTTTCCGGAAGAAGGCTAAAACCACAAAGAAGATTGTGCTGAGGCTTGAATGCGTTGAACCTAACTGCAGGTCCAAGAGGATGCTGGCCATTAAGAGATGCAAGCATTTCGAACTGGGAGGAGATAAGAAGAGAAAAGGCCAAGTGATCCAGTTCTAA
- the LRR1 gene encoding leucine-rich repeat protein 1 isoform X1, with protein sequence MKLHCEVEVVSRQLPALGMRNRGKGVRAVLSLCQQTARGQPRAQGERSGPHLTCLFISTLKDKRGTRYELKENIEQFFTKFVDEGKATVRLKEPPVDICLSKANSSSLKSFLSALRLAHRGCDIEAPLSTFAPVKTSEFEKCKTKMVITSKKDYPLSSNFPPSLEHLQTSYCGLIRIDTRMLSLRNLRKLDLSHNHIKKLPATIGDLIHLQELNLNDNHLESFSVALCQSTLQTSLRSLDLSKNKIKALPVQFCQLRELTDLKLDDNELIRFPFKMGQLTNLRFLSAARNKLPFLPSEFKNLSLEYLDLFGNTFEQPKVLPVIMLQTPLSLLESSARAILYNRIPYGSPIIPLHLCQDLDTAKTCVCGRFCLNSFIQGTTTMNLHSVAHTVVLVDNMGGTEAPVISYFCSLTCYVNCCDMLK encoded by the exons ATGAAGCTACACTGTGAGGTTGAGGTAGTGAGTCGGCAGCTGCCGGCTCTGGGAATGAGGAACCGGGGTAAGGGCGTCCGGGCGGTGTTGAGCCTCTGTCAGCAGACGGCCCGAGGTCAGCCTCGGGCTCAGGGCGAGCGAAGCGGCCCGCACCTCACCTGCCTGTTTATCTCCACCCTGAAGGACAAGCGCGGGACCCGCTATGAG CTAAAGGAAAACATTGAGCAATTCTTCACCAAATTTGTGGATGAGGGGAAAGCTACTGTTCGGTTAAAGGAGCCTCCTGTGGATATCTGTCTAAGTAAG gCCAATTCCAGCAGTTTAAAGAGTTTTCTTTCAGCCCTGAGACTGGCTCACAGAGGTTGTGATATTGAAGCACCGCTTTCAACCTTCGCACCAGTGAAGACTTcagaatttgaaaaatgtaaaactaaaatgGTTATCACATCCAAAAAGGACTATCCTCTAAGCAGCAACTTCCCACCTTCTCTGGAACATCTTCAGACTTCTTATTGTGGGCTTATCCGAATTGATACGCGTATGCTTTCCTTAAGAAACCTTAGGAAATTAGATTTGAGTCACAACCATATAAAAAAGCTTCCAGCTACAATTGGAGACCTCATCCATCTTCAAGAACTTAATCTGAATGACAATCACTTGGAGTCATTTAGTGTAGCCTTGTGTCAATCTACACTCCAGACATCACTTCGGAGTTTGGATCTCAGCAAGAACAAAATTAAAGCACTCCCTGTGCAGTTTTGCCAGCTCCGAGAACTTACAGATCTGAAACTTGACGATAATGAATTGATTCGATTTCCTTTCAAGATGGGACAGTTGACAAACCTGCGTTTTTTGTCGGCAGCTCGAAATAAGCTTCCTTTTTTGCCTAGTGAATTTAAGAATTTATCCCTTGAGTACTTGGATCTTTTTGGAAATACTTTCGAACAACCAAAAGTCCTTCCAGTTATAATGCTGCAGACGCCATTAAGTTTACTGGAATCCTCTGCACGAGCCATATTATATAATAG gatTCCGTATGGCTCTCCTATCATTCCTTTGCATCTTTGCCAAGATTTGGATACTGCAAAAACCTGTGTTTGTGGAAGATTCTGTCTAAACTCTTTTATTCAGGGAACTACTACCATGAATCTACACTCTGTTGCTCACACTGTGGTCTTAGTAGATAATATGGGTGGTACTGAAGCCCCTGTTATCTCTTACTTCTGTTCTCTAACATGTTATGTAAATTGCTGTGATATGTTAAAGTAA
- the LRR1 gene encoding leucine-rich repeat protein 1 isoform X2: MTEANSTRVLSVFSSPLSSPKPLSCPAQLKENIEQFFTKFVDEGKATVRLKEPPVDICLSKANSSSLKSFLSALRLAHRGCDIEAPLSTFAPVKTSEFEKCKTKMVITSKKDYPLSSNFPPSLEHLQTSYCGLIRIDTRMLSLRNLRKLDLSHNHIKKLPATIGDLIHLQELNLNDNHLESFSVALCQSTLQTSLRSLDLSKNKIKALPVQFCQLRELTDLKLDDNELIRFPFKMGQLTNLRFLSAARNKLPFLPSEFKNLSLEYLDLFGNTFEQPKVLPVIMLQTPLSLLESSARAILYNRIPYGSPIIPLHLCQDLDTAKTCVCGRFCLNSFIQGTTTMNLHSVAHTVVLVDNMGGTEAPVISYFCSLTCYVNCCDMLK; this comes from the exons ATGACAGAAGCAAACTCAACAAGAgttttgtctgtcttttcttCACCGTTGTCTTCCCCAAAACCTCTTTCATGCCCAGCTCAG CTAAAGGAAAACATTGAGCAATTCTTCACCAAATTTGTGGATGAGGGGAAAGCTACTGTTCGGTTAAAGGAGCCTCCTGTGGATATCTGTCTAAGTAAG gCCAATTCCAGCAGTTTAAAGAGTTTTCTTTCAGCCCTGAGACTGGCTCACAGAGGTTGTGATATTGAAGCACCGCTTTCAACCTTCGCACCAGTGAAGACTTcagaatttgaaaaatgtaaaactaaaatgGTTATCACATCCAAAAAGGACTATCCTCTAAGCAGCAACTTCCCACCTTCTCTGGAACATCTTCAGACTTCTTATTGTGGGCTTATCCGAATTGATACGCGTATGCTTTCCTTAAGAAACCTTAGGAAATTAGATTTGAGTCACAACCATATAAAAAAGCTTCCAGCTACAATTGGAGACCTCATCCATCTTCAAGAACTTAATCTGAATGACAATCACTTGGAGTCATTTAGTGTAGCCTTGTGTCAATCTACACTCCAGACATCACTTCGGAGTTTGGATCTCAGCAAGAACAAAATTAAAGCACTCCCTGTGCAGTTTTGCCAGCTCCGAGAACTTACAGATCTGAAACTTGACGATAATGAATTGATTCGATTTCCTTTCAAGATGGGACAGTTGACAAACCTGCGTTTTTTGTCGGCAGCTCGAAATAAGCTTCCTTTTTTGCCTAGTGAATTTAAGAATTTATCCCTTGAGTACTTGGATCTTTTTGGAAATACTTTCGAACAACCAAAAGTCCTTCCAGTTATAATGCTGCAGACGCCATTAAGTTTACTGGAATCCTCTGCACGAGCCATATTATATAATAG gatTCCGTATGGCTCTCCTATCATTCCTTTGCATCTTTGCCAAGATTTGGATACTGCAAAAACCTGTGTTTGTGGAAGATTCTGTCTAAACTCTTTTATTCAGGGAACTACTACCATGAATCTACACTCTGTTGCTCACACTGTGGTCTTAGTAGATAATATGGGTGGTACTGAAGCCCCTGTTATCTCTTACTTCTGTTCTCTAACATGTTATGTAAATTGCTGTGATATGTTAAAGTAA
- the LRR1 gene encoding leucine-rich repeat protein 1 isoform X3, which yields MKLHCEVEVVSRQLPALGMRNRGKGVRAVLSLCQQTARGQPRAQGERSGPHLTCLFISTLKDKRGTRYELKENIEQFFTKFVDEGKATVRLKEPPVDICLSKDSVWLSYHSFASLPRFGYCKNLCLWKILSKLFYSGNYYHESTLCCSHCGLSR from the exons ATGAAGCTACACTGTGAGGTTGAGGTAGTGAGTCGGCAGCTGCCGGCTCTGGGAATGAGGAACCGGGGTAAGGGCGTCCGGGCGGTGTTGAGCCTCTGTCAGCAGACGGCCCGAGGTCAGCCTCGGGCTCAGGGCGAGCGAAGCGGCCCGCACCTCACCTGCCTGTTTATCTCCACCCTGAAGGACAAGCGCGGGACCCGCTATGAG CTAAAGGAAAACATTGAGCAATTCTTCACCAAATTTGTGGATGAGGGGAAAGCTACTGTTCGGTTAAAGGAGCCTCCTGTGGATATCTGTCTAAGTAAG gatTCCGTATGGCTCTCCTATCATTCCTTTGCATCTTTGCCAAGATTTGGATACTGCAAAAACCTGTGTTTGTGGAAGATTCTGTCTAAACTCTTTTATTCAGGGAACTACTACCATGAATCTACACTCTGTTGCTCACACTGTGGTCTTAGTAGATAA